TTTTAAcaatcatcatatatatatatatatatatatatatatatatatatatatatatatatatatatatatatatgtatatatatatatatatatatatatatatatatatatatatatatatatatatatatatatatatatatatatataatatagcagTGTGCTGTGTAAAATCAATATTGGTGCATAATATCATAAGAATGTCATCTTACATGCAGTGTCTGCAGCTCTCCCTCGAGTTTCCTCTTGGCCATTGTGAGTGATCCGTTCTGGGCAGTGAGGTCATTAAGGTGGTCAGTGGCTTCAGCAAGTTCAGCTTCAGCCTGGCGACGGCCGCGGTCAGACTGTTCGAGAAGAGTACGGGACTCCTCCAGCTCCCCGTGTAGAGCGTTAGCACGGCGCTCTGAGATACCGTACTGTTCCCGGTACTCTGAGGCCAGCCGCTGCTCCTCCTCCACGCGGGTCTGAAGGTCCTTCATGTCACTCTGGAGCTTCTTGATGTGCTTCTGCAGGTCTGCGTTGGCCTTGTTGGAGTGGTCAAGAGCGATTTCGAGCTCGTTGATGTCGGACTCCAATTTCTTCTTCATGCGAAGAGCCTCGGCCTTGCCCTTTGCTTCAGCTTCAAGGGATGCTTGCATGGAATCGATGGCTCGCTGGTGGCACTTGCTGCAAATGTAGAGATtatatttaagtaaaatataCACTATATATTATCATACACAAGTGTAGCCAGTTTAATATAATTTCAGAATACACAAAATACGTCACTTACCGGGTGTTGTCGAACTCTTCTTCCTTCTCTTGGATTCGCCTGTCGATTTCCTGCCTAACCTGGCTGAGCTCTAGCTGAGCTCGGAGCACTTTGTTTTCCTCCTGCTCCAGGGCAGCCTCGGCCTCCTCAAGAGCGGCCTGCAGTTCTTCCTTCTCAATTTCAAGGCGCTTGCGGTTCTTTTCAATCTCGTGCAGGGATCGTCCACCCTCGCCGATCTGGTCCATAAGGTCCTTGATCTCATCGGCAAGATTCTTATTTTCACGACGAACCGAGTCGAGCTGCTCAAGATTTTCCTCATACGCGGCCTTCACGCGGAAGAGCTCGGTGGAATAATTGCGACATTCCTTCTGCGAAGCGTCAAGTTCGGCGGCAAGGTCATCAACCTTCATCTTCCATTCCGAAATGATCTTATCGAAGTTCTTTTGCTTCTTTTCAGCGGCGTTGGCTAGGGTCTGGGCACGTTCAACCTCAATCTGCATATCCTCAAGCTCAGTGCAGACACGCTGTTTGGTCTTCTCCAGATTCATGTTCTTGACATTAAGCTGTTCGATTTGTTGTTCGGCTTCTTCCAAGCGGGCAGCAAGCTTCAGACGGGCAGCCTCAAGCTCCTCCGCTCGGGCAACACCCTCAGACTCGTACTTAGCGCGCCACATCTGGGCCTCGGCGTTAGACTTGGAGAGTTGACGCTGGAGGTCAGCCTTCCCCTCGCCCTCCTCATCAAGCTGTTCCCGCAAGCCATCAATGTCGTGTTCCAAGTTGCGGAACTTTCCAAGAAGAGTAGCACGTTCCTGCGGGAGTGGAAACATCGaagtttaaatatataaataaattagtaTTAACTGCAATTTATAACGATATTTAGGTACAAAGTGTGTGTTGATATTACtgaatgaaaacattataattactCTGCATTCATCGTCAGCGAGCTTCCTGTTATCCTCGAGCTGGTTGGTGAGTGAAAGCTTGAGTTTAGAGAGCTGGCTGATCTGGCTCTCTGCTTCCTCCACCTGGCGCAGGAGGTCAGCGTTCTCCACAGCGAGCTTCTTCTTGGTGGCATCGAAGTCATTGAGGGTACGGTTGGCTTCATCAAGCTTGGACTGGATTTCGTTCATCTGGTGCTGGAGCTGCTTGTTCATCTTCTCAGCACCAGCCTGATGAAGAGCAAGTGTGTAGAGTCTCCTCCTCATTTTGTTCTCTGCCCTCATATAATTACTCAACAGTTTGGTTGCAATATTGTTATTGAAAGTAATTCatgatatatgtacatgtattgaATATATTTTCAAACATCAGGTCATACGAATGCGAGGGACTTTTTTTCATATTATGCATGAAAAACAATAAGTTATTGAAGAGGACATTATGCAGAAACAATGAATGAGAGCTTGAAGTACTCAGACAGGAAGCAACAGGAAGTTGCACACAACAGAATTTACAGTGAGAGAGAAGACATTATTTGAGAAGGCAACAGGTGGGGGCGGTAAGTTAAGTGGTCGTCTACCTGCCCTCAGATACTGCAGTCAGGGCCTTGTCCAACATCGTACAGGTCTGATGATATtcgaagaatgtcgaattttagtcTAAAAAAGATTGAGGACGGGGTACAATTTTGAAAAATACTTTCTTGCCCCAATGTATTGATCTGACTGCCAACTAGAAACTTACTAATTAAGTAATATTATTGCTTGAAGTAAAATAGCCCCATGAAGAAACCTCTTTGGCTTTCATGGCTTTTGCACGTGAATACCCAAGTCCCTGAACCTCACGTCGCACGTGGAAGATTTCTGTGGGAACGTCTTCACGTGTTATCCACTCCTGCTGGGGTCCTTGCAACGTGGCCAGCGAGGCCCTCAAATTACTTTATTATTTAAGGGGGTATTCCATTCTCGCCTTTTGCACTTCAATGTTTTAATTTACAAGGGGAATGGTAGACTTGAGGCCCCAGGTTACCAATGACCAGGAGCAGGTAACAGGTAAGATATGGATAGTGGGTACCAAAAGGTCTTCTTCCGCACTTCAAGTACATTCAGAGGAATATTTTGGTTGTTAATTATAACTCCTAGAGGAAGGGTATCTTCCATGTTAACCGgccagtatatacatatatataatatatatgtgtatatatatatatatatatatatatatatatatatatatatatatatatatatatatatatatatatatatatatatatatatatatataatacgtaTTTTATATAAATTCCTGCAAGTCATTTGATCATATACAGAGGGAAGAATGCATGAACAAACGGGATAAGGAATTAAAACATGCACTTGGGTTTCTAAGCTATAGTGTACGATGAATTTCCTCATCTGTGGTCTGTCTGCTGCTCTCAGCCTAATTGAACATTATGTAGAACACCGTTCCAGCAGCAGAGAGAACGTCATCACCCGTTGTGTATCATCAACGCTCCAGACATCATCACGTTTCTCGACAACACTAACGAATGAGGGACACGTGTTCACATTTATATGATGAGAAGTGTTCAACAGTTTAAGCTTATTATTAACAGATACTGACATACAAATGATCGTACTGAACATGACGGTGTTGATAAACAGTCTAGACATTTCAGAAACAAATATTTCTCTAAATGTGATTATTCTTTCTCTATGAGAGGACACTGATGAAACCTAGACATTGCAAATAACAAGAGCCACATACCCCCTTCGTTAATTTCCTCTACATGACGCCATTGCTCAACATTCTAGACATATTTTAGTACAGATGTATCCACATTAACAAAGTCTTCATTAGCGTCCTAGACGTAAGAGCGCGCATCTAATCCTAGCACGAATGCTTGCTAATCAAGGCTGAGGCGTTGTGTTTACCTTGTCGGCGGCCATGTGATCTGTAGCAATCTTAAGATCATCAGCCTGATTCTGCAACTGACCCTTTTCCTTTTCAAGCCTGTTAGGATAGTTTGTGTTAGCAGTGGCAGAAGTTACATAGAAACAACACTGTAGAAGCGTGTCCGCCCGGCGCAATTTCATAATTTTATGGCTGGCGGCCTCTCCAGCGGGTCGGAGGAGGAGGCTTCCGTGAGTCTTGTGCCCCATCCATAAAATTTGGAAATTGTGGCCGCGGCCGCTTGAGAAATGTAGTGATTCATTAGTGTATGTTGGTGAGCCTCATTGAGTTTACCTTCTCGTTACTGAGAATATCAGCTGCAGACCGTGCATCATTGAGTTCCGACGAGAGAGTAGTCTTTTCGCGCTCCGCCCTGTGGTGGTTCAAGAGCAAATACTAGGCATTCTTCAGGAGAAACTTCTCCGAGGAATATCCAGATTTACTTGATAAGGGAAGGAATGACTAGATGAAGGGgagacaaaaaaatcaaagcaGAAACGAAATCTATGAGAAGCGTCCTTTAGCTTGTCAGCCAGGAGATGAAGGATTTGGGAGGGAGGACCGGTTGCCGGGGTGATGGCCAGCCAGCAACCCTAAACTAAGGGAAATAAAGAAAACCAGGTTCAAGCCGTGGAAATTAAGGGGTGACTAGTTAATTTTACCTTATCGCGAGCAAGCCCATCCATAGCAGCTTTAGCGTCATCAGCGTCACGTTTCAAGGAGTCCTTATCCTTCTCAACCCTACATGGGGGGACGGGTTATACACCACCAAATAAAATAATACCCTTGAGCAGCGCTTGGTTATCAGTTAGCAAAACgtgtataataaaaaaaaataatggtgAGCATAGGTCTACAGTTAGCACGGTTAGGTAACTTAAAATATTGCTGGTCTGTTGAACTATGAGAGAGCATCTGATTATTAATTAGAACTCGTGATGTCTCGATATTAATATGCTGAGATGATTATCCacaagaaagtatgatcataattaTCATTATTCCATATGTTTTATTGAGATCTTTACTAAAGTTGATAACCTGTAACATGAAAAGCATTAGTTACAAACGCGTTACTGACCTGGCTTTCATTTTGTTGAGATGGTCGATTTGTTCAGACATTTCGGCGACGGCATCATTGTGCTTCTTGCGAAGGTTAACGAGAGCTCCCTCATGCTGGATGTTGGACTCCTCCAGATCACGACGGAGTTTGGCCAACTCAGCTTCGCGCTTCTTGTTCAGCTCGATCTGGGCAGCTGTGGCACCACCAGCCTCATCCAGGCGCTCGCCCAGCTCTTCCAACTCACGACCAAGGTGAGTCTTGGATTTCTCAGCTTTGGCACGAGCCTGGCGTTCATGCTCAAGCTCCTCCTCGAGCTCCTCAATGCGCGCCTGGAGTTCCTTGATCTGCTTCTGAAGCTTGGAAACAAGACCCTGCTCATCTTCAAGCTTAGATGCAAGGGAAGAAACTTCCTTGTCCTTGCGCTGGATGGTTTGTTCGAGCTCCTTCTTGTTGCGCTCTAGGTCTGCAACAGCTTCTTGTGTTAGTTTCAAGTCACCCTCGACCTTCCTCTTGGCCTTGTCAACTTCAGCTCGCAGCTTCTTCTCTCGCTCAAGAGAGTCTTCAAGCTCATCAAGAGTCTGCTCCAGTTTTGCCTTAACCTTATTAAGGTGGTTGCATTTGTCTTCAATACCTTGTAGGTCTTCGGCGGTTTTCTGGTTGCATTCTTGAAGGTGTTTCTTTTCCTTATTAATTTTATTGATGAGCTCATCCTGGTGGGCAATTTCATCATTGAGGTTGCGGATCTGGTGATCCTTGGTTGCCTTGTCCTGCTCAGCCTTTTGAACTGAGAGTTCAAGGTCCTCAATATCCTTCTTCAGTCCACTGAGTTCTTGTTCTATCTTCTTCTTACTCTGGAAAAGCTGATTGCGggcttcctcctcctgctgcagACGTTCCGTGGTTTCCTGAGGGTGGGTAAGATGTCTGAGGTCACCATTCCGTAATCATAATCATAGCTTATTTAGAAAGAACACGATCACAGAACACTAATACACAAACACTGCTAAAACTATCGAACACGACACTAGGGTTTAGGAAATCGTGGTAAGTCCTACCTCCACGATGGAGTGGGGAGCGTATAAGGAACCCATGGTGGCTACAGCTAGAGTTTACAGGGGAAGTGAACAAGGGGAGGGGTAGGGGCTACTCGTTACAGATCGTACACAAGACCACAGAGAGAAGCTGGGTCGTTCGTATGTCGCTGCCTGGGCCAGACTGGGCGTAGAAGCTGCCCTCAACCCCAGCTCAGTGAGGTTGACTCACGAGCCCACACCTGGCCCACCTCATCACCGCTTACGTAAACAACCCACCCACATCAAATTCTAAATTTATACCCCAATATTTTTGCAAACATTGGTTCCGCATTTCGCAAAAAAAAAACCTTCGCGAGTGTGGGCAAATGCCAATATTGAAATTAGAAATATTTGAAGGTAATCAGAGGCAGGTATGGGTGCAAAATTATACATGATTTCATACTTTCTTCTGCATACTTGTTTACCTGGGGAGCTAAATAGAGCAGTGGGAGGTAACTCGCAAGGGGCGTTGAAGTGACGATGTCTGTAAAGGAGCGcttgagtgggagggagggagggaattatcaggggaaagccccaaaccattacgactatatagcactgagaaggggtcaggataaggacttgggatgggacggggggggggatgaaatggtgcccaaccacttggacgatcggggattgaacgccaacctgcaagaagcaaaaccgtcgctctaccgttcagcccaagtgggaGTTTTAGATATCTTGCCTCTAACGAGGTTACTTGGAATGTATATTTAGCAAGTTAGAGGTTTTGGAAAATTTAGTTGCAAGTAGGTATTTTTAGCGGTACTTACGTTGAGCTGGGCCTCGAGGTCTGCCTTCTGACTCTGAAGTTTGGCTTGTTTGTCTAGATATTCGGATACGTTGCCCTTGGTCGACTCTAGAGCAACCATGAGATTGTTCTTCTCCTCGAGAAGAGCAAGATTGGCGGCCTCGAGTTCCTTACGAAGCTTAGCCTCGCGTTCGAAGTTTGCCTCAGCCTTTGCAGCTTTCTCCTCGAGAGCGCGGATCTCGTCCTCGATACGGGTGACATTGAGGAGGGGCTTGACCTTCTGCCAGAGACGGTACCAAGACCAGTTGCGGAGGAGCATGAACTTCCTCAGGTTGCGCTGGACGACAATGAGGGCGACTCGCTGTTCCTGCAGTTTCTTGTACGCCTTGCGGCTGGTGTAGCCTCGGATCCAGGACTGCAGCCACGAGATGATCTTGGCCAGACGGTCGTCACGGATCTCCTCAAGAGCGCCCAGAACACCGGCACGGAAGAACACCTAGTGGTGGGGGTTAAAGCTGGCGTTATCACCAGAATTCGAGTCGCAAATACTTATCTAACTTTTGAGCTAATTTACCGTCAAATGATTCAAAATGTTTATTTTTACCTCTAGTTTATTTTCATTTAGTTTAAATCTCTGGTGATAAAGCCGAAACATAATTTTTTTGAATGTGAAATTTTAATACGACTTTCTAAAGCTGAAAACGAAGCATGACATTCTGAAGCTGAATTTGAAACTGGTCTTACTGAAGCTGTAACATAACTTACTGAAGCTGAAACTTTAACATGACTTACTGAAGCTGAAACTTTAACATGACTTACTGAAGCTGAAACTTTAACATGACTTACTGAAGCTGAAACTTTAACATGACTTACTGAAGCTGAAACTTAAACATGACTTACCAGCTGAGCTAGAAAGCGAG
This genomic stretch from Procambarus clarkii isolate CNS0578487 chromosome 22, FALCON_Pclarkii_2.0, whole genome shotgun sequence harbors:
- the LOC123760860 gene encoding myosin heavy chain, muscle isoform X5 — its product is MPGHIVMKSTGPDPDPTEYLYVSLEQKRIDQTKPYDAKKACWVPCEKEGFVLGEIQGTKGDLVTVGLSGGETKNFKKDLVNQVNPPKFEKCEDMSNLTYLNDASVLYNLKCRYVTKLIYTYSGLFCVAINPYKRYPIYTNRVVKIYQGKRRNEVPPHIFAISDGAYMDMLQNHENQSMLITGESGAGKTENTKKVIQYFANIARRTDKFESKKQEIKFSGGGNLEDQIVQTNPVLEAFGNAKTVRNDNSSRFGKFIRIHFGPSGKLSGADIETYLLEKARVISQQPLERSYHMFYQIMSDQIKHMKSICLLSDSIHDYHFVSQGKVTVASIDDAEEMQFTDDAFDVLGFSKEEKENVYKVTASVMHFGELKFKQRGREEQAEAEGTQEGEIIGKLMGIEGADLYKNLTKPKIKVGNEFVTQGRNKDQVNYSVGALAKAIYDRTFKQLVKKCNVTLETGQKRVMFIGVLDIAGFEIFDFNGFEQLCINFTNEKLQQFFNHHMFVLEQEEYKREGINWTFIDFGLDLQACIELIEKPLGILSILEEESMFPKATDKSFEEKLKANHLGKSPNFIKPKPPKPGCAEAHFAIVHYAGTVPYNLTGWLEKNKDPLNDTVVDQIKKATNQLAVDIFSDHAGQSGGPDTGGKGGKRAKGSGFQTVSGLYKEQLNNLMTVLRSTAPHFIRCIIPNEIKAAGVIDAALVMHQLTCNGVLEGIRICRKGFPNRMVYPDFKHRYNILNPKVTRNCEDDKQATLELLTDVNLEAEKFRMGHTKVFFRAGVLGALEEIRDDRLAKIISWLQSWIRGYTSRKAYKKLQEQRVALIVVQRNLRKFMLLRNWSWYRLWQKVKPLLNVTRIEDEIRALEEKAAKAEANFEREAKLRKELEAANLALLEEKNNLMVALESTKGNVSEYLDKQAKLQSQKADLEAQLNETTERLQQEEEARNQLFQSKKKIEQELSGLKKDIEDLELSVQKAEQDKATKDHQIRNLNDEIAHQDELINKINKEKKHLQECNQKTAEDLQGIEDKCNHLNKVKAKLEQTLDELEDSLEREKKLRAEVDKAKRKVEGDLKLTQEAVADLERNKKELEQTIQRKDKEVSSLASKLEDEQGLVSKLQKQIKELQARIEELEEELEHERQARAKAEKSKTHLGRELEELGERLDEAGGATAAQIELNKKREAELAKLRRDLEESNIQHEGALVNLRKKHNDAVAEMSEQIDHLNKMKARAEREKTTLSSELNDARSAADILSNEKAGAEKMNKQLQHQMNEIQSKLDEANRTLNDFDATKKKLAVENADLLRQVEEAESQISQLSKLKLSLTNQLEDNRKLADDECRERATLLGKFRNLEHDIDGLREQLDEEGEGKADLQRQLSKSNAEAQMWRAKYESEGVARAEELEAARLKLAARLEEAEQQIEQLNVKNMNLEKTKQRVCTELEDMQIEVERAQTLANAAEKKQKNFDKIISEWKMKVDDLAAELDASQKECRNYSTELFRVKAAYEENLEQLDSVRRENKNLADEIKDLMDQIGEGGRSLHEIEKNRKRLEIEKEELQAALEEAEAALEQEENKVLRAQLELSQVRQEIDRRIQEKEEEFDNTRKCHQRAIDSMQASLEAEAKGKAEALRMKKKLESDINELEIALDHSNKANADLQKHIKKLQSDMKDLQTRVEEEQRLASEYREQYGISERRANALHGELEESRTLLEQSDRGRRQAEAELAEATDHLNDLTAQNGSLTMAKRKLEGELQTLHADLDEMLNEAKNSEEKAKKAMVDAARLADELRAEQEHAQTQEKMRKALEVSVKELQVRLEEVEGNAMKLTKKALSKLESRVRELESQLDDEARRHADAQKNLRKCERRIKELTFQSDEDKKNHERMQDLVDKLQQKIKTYKRQIEEAEEIAALNLAKFRKAQQELEEAEERADNAEQVASKVKAKGRAGSVGRMSPQLLGRNMFM
- the LOC123760860 gene encoding myosin heavy chain, muscle isoform X39, whose protein sequence is MPGHIVMKSTGPDPDPTEYLYVSLEQKRIDQTKPYDAKKACWVPCEKEGFVLGEIQGTKGDLVTVGLSGGETKNFKKDLVNQVNPPKFEKCEDMSNLTYLNDASVLYNLKCRYVTKLIYTYSGLFCVAINPYKRYPIYTNRVVKIYQGKRRNEVPPHIFAISDGAYMDMLQNHENQSMLITGESGAGKTENTKKVIAYFANVGASTKKKPEEKKQNLEDQIVQTNPVLEAFGNAKTVRNDNSSRFGKFIRIHFGPSGKLSGADIETYLLEKARVISQQPLERSYHMFYQIMSDQIKHMKSICLLSDSIHDYHFVSQGKVTVASIDDAEEMQFTDDAFDVLGFSKEEKENVYKVTASVMHFGELKFKQRGREEQAEAEGTQEGEIIGKLMGIEGADLYKNLTKPKIKVGNEFVTQGRNKDQVNYSVGALAKAIYDRTFKQLVKKCNVTLETGQKRVMFIGVLDIAGFEIFDYNGFEQLCINFTNEKLQQFFNHHMFVLEQEEYKREGINWVFIDFGLDLQACIELIEKPLGILSILEEESMFPKATDKSFEEKLKANHLGKSPNFIKPKPPKPGCAEAHFAIVHYAGTVPYNLTGWLEKNKDPLNDTVVDQIKKATNQLAVDIFSDHAGQSGGPDTGGKGGKRAKGSGFLTVSGLYREQLNNLMTTLRSTAPHFIRCIIPNEVKAAGVIDAALVMHQLTCNGVLEGIRICRKGFPNRMVYPDFKHRYKILAPRAMNEAEDEKKAAKVCLDAIKMDEEKYRMGHTKVFFRAGVLGALEEIRDDRLAKIISWLQSWIRGYTSRKAYKKLQEQRVALIVVQRNLRKFMLLRNWSWYRLWQKVKPLLNVTRIEDEIRALEEKAAKAEANFEREAKLRKELEAANLALLEEKNNLMVALESTKGNVSEYLDKQAKLQSQKADLEAQLNETTERLQQEEEARNQLFQSKKKIEQELSGLKKDIEDLELSVQKAEQDKATKDHQIRNLNDEIAHQDELINKINKEKKHLQECNQKTAEDLQGIEDKCNHLNKVKAKLEQTLDELEDSLEREKKLRAEVDKAKRKVEGDLKLTQEAVADLERNKKELEQTIQRKDKEVSSLASKLEDEQGLVSKLQKQIKELQARIEELEEELEHERQARAKAEKSKTHLGRELEELGERLDEAGGATAAQIELNKKREAELAKLRRDLEESNIQHEGALVNLRKKHNDAVAEMSEQIDHLNKMKARLEKEKGQLQNQADDLKIATDHMAADKAGAEKMNKQLQHQMNEIQSKLDEANRTLNDFDATKKKLAVENADLLRQVEEAESQISQLSKLKLSLTNQLEDNRKLADDECRERATLLGKFRNLEHDIDGLREQLDEEGEGKADLQRQLSKSNAEAQMWRAKYESEGVARAEELEAARLKLAARLEEAEQQIEQLNVKNMNLEKTKQRVCTELEDMQIEVERAQTLANAAEKKQKNFDKIISEWKMKVDDLAAELDASQKECRNYSTELFRVKAAYEENLEQLDSVRRENKNLADEIKDLMDQIGEGGRSLHEIEKNRKRLEIEKEELQAALEEAEAALEQEENKVLRAQLELSQVRQEIDRRIQEKEEEFDNTRKCHQRAIDSMQASLEAEAKGKAEALRMKKKLESDINELEIALDHSNKANADLQKHIKKLQSDMKDLQTRVEEEQRLASEYREQYGISERRANALHGELEESRTLLEQSDRGRRQAEAELAEATDHLNDLTAQNGSLTMAKRKLEGELQTLHADLDEMLNEAKNSEEKAKKAMVDAARLADELRAEQEHAQTQEKMRKALEVSVKELQVRLEEVEGNAMKLTKKALSKLESRVRELESQLDDEARRHADAQKNLRKCERRIKELTFQSDEDKKNHERMQDLVDKLQQKIKTYKRQIEEAEEIAALNLAKFRKAQQELEEAEERADNAEQVASKVKAKGRAGSVGRMSPQLLGRNMFM
- the LOC123760860 gene encoding myosin heavy chain, muscle isoform X9, which encodes MPGHIVMKSTGPDPDPTEYLYVSLEQKRIDQTKPYDAKKACWVPCEKEGFVLGEIQGTKGDLVTVGLSGGETKNFKKDLVNQVNPPKFEKCEDMSNLTYLNDASVLYNLKCRYVTKLIYTYSGLFCVAINPYKRYPIYTNRVVKIYQGKRRNEVPPHIFAISDGAYMDMLQNHENQSMLITGESGAGKTENTKKVIQYFANIARRTDKFESKKQEIKFSGGGNLEDQIVQTNPVLEAFGNAKTVRNDNSSRFGKFIRIHFGPSGKLSGADIETYLLEKARVISQQPLERSYHMFYQIMSDQIKHMKSICLLSDSIHDYHFVSQGKVTVASIDDAEEMQFTDDAFDVLGFSKEEKENVYKVTASVMHFGELKFKQRGREEQAEAEGTQEGEIIGKLMGIEGADLYKNLTKPKIKVGNEFVTQGRNKDQVNYSVGALAKAIYDRTFKQLVKKCNVTLETGQKRVMFIGVLDIAGFEIFDFNGFEQLCINFTNEKLQQFFNHHMFVLEQEEYKREGINWTFIDFGLDLQACIELIEKPLGILSILEEESMFPKATDKSFEEKLKANHLGKSPNFIKPKPPKPGCAEAHFAIVHYAGTVPYNLTGWLEKNKDPLNDTVVDQIKKATNQLAVDIFSDHAGQSGGPDTGGKGGKRAKGSGFLTVSGLYREQLNNLMTTLRSTAPHFIRCIIPNEVKAAGVIDAALVMHQLTCNGVLEGIRICRKGFPNRMVYPDFKHRYNILNPKVTRNCEDDKQATLELLTDVNLEAEKFRMGHTKVFFRAGVLGALEEIRDDRLAKIISWLQSWIRGYTSRKAYKKLQEQRVALIVVQRNLRKFMLLRNWSWYRLWQKVKPLLNVTRIEDEIRALEEKAAKAEANFEREAKLRKELEAANLALLEEKNNLMVALESTKGNVSEYLDKQAKLQSQKADLEAQLNETTERLQQEEEARNQLFQSKKKIEQELSGLKKDIEDLELSVQKAEQDKATKDHQIRNLNDEIAHQDELINKINKEKKHLQECNQKTAEDLQGIEDKCNHLNKVKAKLEQTLDELEDSLEREKKLRAEVDKAKRKVEGDLKLTQEAVADLERNKKELEQTIQRKDKEVSSLASKLEDEQGLVSKLQKQIKELQARIEELEEELEHERQARAKAEKSKTHLGRELEELGERLDEAGGATAAQIELNKKREAELAKLRRDLEESNIQHEGALVNLRKKHNDAVAEMSEQIDHLNKMKARAEREKTTLSSELNDARSAADILSNEKAGAEKMNKQLQHQMNEIQSKLDEANRTLNDFDATKKKLAVENADLLRQVEEAESQISQLSKLKLSLTNQLEDNRKLADDECRERATLLGKFRNLEHDIDGLREQLDEEGEGKADLQRQLSKSNAEAQMWRAKYESEGVARAEELEAARLKLAARLEEAEQQIEQLNVKNMNLEKTKQRVCTELEDMQIEVERAQTLANAAEKKQKNFDKIISEWKMKVDDLAAELDASQKECRNYSTELFRVKAAYEENLEQLDSVRRENKNLADEIKDLMDQIGEGGRSLHEIEKNRKRLEIEKEELQAALEEAEAALEQEENKVLRAQLELSQVRQEIDRRIQEKEEEFDNTRKCHQRAIDSMQASLEAEAKGKAEALRMKKKLESDINELEIALDHSNKANADLQKHIKKLQSDMKDLQTRVEEEQRLASEYREQYGISERRANALHGELEESRTLLEQSDRGRRQAEAELAEATDHLNDLTAQNGSLTMAKRKLEGELQTLHADLDEMLNEAKNSEEKAKKAMVDAARLADELRAEQEHAQTQEKMRKALEVSVKELQVRLEEVEGNAMKLTKKALSKLESRVRELESQLDDEARRHADAQKNLRKCERRIKELTFQSDEDKKNHERMQDLVDKLQQKIKTYKRQIEEAEEIAALNLAKFRKAQQELEEAEERADNAEQVASKVKAKGRAGSVGRMSPQLLGRNMFM
- the LOC123760860 gene encoding myosin heavy chain, muscle isoform X27; protein product: MPGHIVMKSTGPDPDPTEYLYVSLEQKRIDQTKPYDAKKACWVPCEKEGFVLGEIQGTKGDLVTVGLSGGETKNFKKDLVNQVNPPKFEKCEDMSNLTYLNDASVLYNLKCRYVTKLIYTYSGLFCVAINPYKRYPIYTNRVVKIYQGKRRNEVPPHIFAISDGAYMDMLQNHENQSMLITGESGAGKTENTKKVIAYFANVGASTKKKPEEKKQNLEDQIVQTNPVLEAFGNAKTVRNDNSSRFGKFIRIHFGPSGKLSGADIETYLLEKARVISQQPLERSYHMFYQIMSDQIKHMKSICLLSDSIHDYHFVSQGKVTVASIDDAEEMQFTDDAFDVLGFSKEEKENVYKVTASVMHFGELKFKQRGREEQAEAEGTQEGEIIGKLMGIEGADLYKNLTKPKIKVGNEFVTQGRNKDQVNYSVGALAKAIYDRTFKQLVKKCNVTLETGQKRVMFIGVLDIAGFEIFDFNGFEQLCINFTNEKLQQFFNHHMFVLEQEEYKREGINWTFIDFGLDLQACIELIEKPLGILSILEEESMFPKATDKSFEEKLKANHLGKSPNFIKPKPPKPGCAEAHFAIVHYAGTVPYNLTGWLEKNKDPLNDTVVDQIKKATNQLAVDIFSDHAGQSGGPDTGGKGGKRAKGSGFLTVSGLYREQLNNLMTVLRSTAPHFIRCIIPNEIKAAGVIDAALVMHQLTCNGVLEGIRICRKGFPNRMVYPDFKHRYNILNPKVTRNCEDDKQATLELLTDVNLEAEKFRMGHTKVFFRAGVLGALEEIRDDRLAKIISWLQSWIRGYTSRKAYKKLQEQRVALIVVQRNLRKFMLLRNWSWYRLWQKVKPLLNVTRIEDEIRALEEKAAKAEANFEREAKLRKELEAANLALLEEKNNLMVALESTKGNVSEYLDKQAKLQSQKADLEAQLNETTERLQQEEEARNQLFQSKKKIEQELSGLKKDIEDLELSVQKAEQDKATKDHQIRNLNDEIAHQDELINKINKEKKHLQECNQKTAEDLQGIEDKCNHLNKVKAKLEQTLDELEDSLEREKKLRAEVDKAKRKVEGDLKLTQEAVADLERNKKELEQTIQRKDKEVSSLASKLEDEQGLVSKLQKQIKELQARIEELEEELEHERQARAKAEKSKTHLGRELEELGERLDEAGGATAAQIELNKKREAELAKLRRDLEESNIQHEGALVNLRKKHNDAVAEMSEQIDHLNKMKARAEREKTTLSSELNDARSAADILSNEKAGAEKMNKQLQHQMNEIQSKLDEANRTLNDFDATKKKLAVENADLLRQVEEAESQISQLSKLKLSLTNQLEDNRKLADDECRERATLLGKFRNLEHDIDGLREQLDEEGEGKADLQRQLSKSNAEAQMWRAKYESEGVARAEELEAARLKLAARLEEAEQQIEQLNVKNMNLEKTKQRVCTELEDMQIEVERAQTLANAAEKKQKNFDKIISEWKMKVDDLAAELDASQKECRNYSTELFRVKAAYEENLEQLDSVRRENKNLADEIKDLMDQIGEGGRSLHEIEKNRKRLEIEKEELQAALEEAEAALEQEENKVLRAQLELSQVRQEIDRRIQEKEEEFDNTRKCHQRAIDSMQASLEAEAKGKAEALRMKKKLESDINELEIALDHSNKANADLQKHIKKLQSDMKDLQTRVEEEQRLASEYREQYGISERRANALHGELEESRTLLEQSDRGRRQAEAELAEATDHLNDLTAQNGSLTMAKRKLEGELQTLHADLDEMLNEAKNSEEKAKKAMVDAARLADELRAEQEHAQTQEKMRKALEVSVKELQVRLEEVEGNAMKLTKKALSKLESRVRELESQLDDEARRHADAQKNLRKCERRIKELTFQSDEDKKNHERMQDLVDKLQQKIKTYKRQIEEAEEIAALNLAKFRKAQQELEEAEERADNAEQVASKVKAKGRAGSVGRMSPQLLGRNMFM